A genomic region of Deinococcus betulae contains the following coding sequences:
- the mads5 gene encoding methylation-associated defense system restriction endonuclease subunit S MAD5 — MKIGNPHRPVTSAWLTKEGHRLDAPPFLSGAVEARVLLDKLTVPKQRLSDVTAGYNGGIYNGPQFKRNYVTNQEHGVPFLGSSSMLQADLGDLPLISKKLANSPKLLPLHVKEGMTLISCSGTIGRTVYGRSEMVGLLTSQHIMKVVPDPSAILPGYLYAYLSSRFGKILITSGTYGAIIQHIEPEHISELKVPRFESDFEMRIHEMIEEAGHLRSSSAKLIQTISENFLRYMASDIEAETDSINLGFPSSNKILKRMDASFHSDKHNSVIQSISTVKHVMLGDICHDINEPPRIKRTIVDKGEWSVPFFGTSAIMNGEPEPSYYVNRKNLSDSFIVKENHILLPRSGQVSGIIGWPIMPVGTVKLGAVSEDAIRIVMPNIDQACFVFLFLRTRLGQTQLKSRAFGSSIPHLNPKEVGQVLVPWPSDSEVEAIGSEVFRAIQMRDRAIGLEASARHLIEQAIEENYVPPEV, encoded by the coding sequence ATGAAAATCGGGAATCCACATCGACCTGTCACGAGTGCTTGGCTGACGAAAGAAGGACACCGCCTGGATGCCCCGCCTTTCCTTTCGGGAGCGGTTGAAGCCCGAGTGTTGCTAGATAAATTAACGGTACCAAAGCAGCGCCTTAGTGATGTGACCGCTGGTTATAACGGAGGTATATATAACGGTCCCCAGTTCAAGCGGAATTACGTGACCAATCAAGAGCACGGTGTGCCATTTTTAGGAAGCTCTTCGATGCTACAGGCTGATTTAGGCGACTTGCCACTCATCAGCAAGAAATTGGCGAACTCACCAAAACTCCTGCCCTTACATGTTAAGGAGGGAATGACTCTCATTTCCTGCTCCGGCACGATTGGTCGAACAGTATATGGGCGATCCGAAATGGTTGGCCTGCTCACTTCACAGCACATCATGAAGGTCGTGCCCGATCCGTCTGCTATCCTACCAGGCTACTTGTATGCATATCTGAGTAGTAGATTTGGTAAAATATTAATAACAAGTGGAACCTACGGCGCAATTATTCAACATATTGAACCAGAGCATATATCAGAACTTAAAGTCCCGCGATTTGAATCGGATTTTGAGATGCGTATACACGAGATGATTGAGGAGGCTGGTCATTTGAGAAGTAGCAGCGCTAAACTTATTCAGACTATATCTGAAAATTTTTTAAGATATATGGCTTCAGACATCGAAGCAGAGACAGATAGCATCAATCTGGGCTTCCCATCATCTAATAAAATTTTGAAGAGAATGGATGCATCTTTCCATAGTGATAAACATAATTCGGTAATTCAATCGATTTCTACGGTGAAGCACGTTATGCTGGGCGATATATGTCATGATATAAATGAACCGCCTAGAATAAAACGCACTATAGTAGATAAAGGCGAATGGAGTGTGCCATTCTTTGGCACTTCCGCAATAATGAATGGTGAGCCAGAACCTAGCTACTATGTTAATAGGAAAAATTTAAGTGACTCATTTATAGTTAAGGAAAATCACATACTATTGCCAAGGTCTGGCCAAGTGTCAGGCATTATAGGATGGCCGATAATGCCTGTTGGGACGGTTAAGCTGGGAGCGGTTTCAGAAGATGCAATTAGAATCGTAATGCCAAATATTGACCAAGCATGCTTCGTGTTTCTATTTTTGAGAACCCGGTTGGGCCAAACACAACTAAAGTCTAGGGCTTTTGGTAGTTCTATTCCCCACCTTAATCCAAAGGAAGTCGGTCAAGTACTCGTACCGTGGCCATCCGACTCCGAGGTTGAAGCGATCGGTAGTGAAGTTTTTCGCGCTATCCAGATGCGAGATAGAGCCATCGGCTTAGAGGCATCTGCACGTCATTTGATCGAGCAAGCAATTGAGGAGAACTATGTGCCACCCGAGGTCTAG